One segment of Zymoseptoria tritici IPO323 chromosome 2, whole genome shotgun sequence DNA contains the following:
- the KSD1 gene encoding ketoacyl synthase domain-containing protein (orphan ketoacyl synthase domain similar to those in polyketide synthase genes involved in secondary metabolite biosynthesis), with the protein EPMLIGVACSLAGGVESPREFWETMINGEIKLSETIPKSRFNIDAYFREDSLGRPGAIASKGGFFLNTDTHAFDAEFFGISADEAKHMDPQQFRILESVYECLESAGKTLQDIKGTNTAAYIGTFGLDQVIASVRHGYDDRHLHEVAGVDPGLLSARVSYFFDLNGPTYTTNAGCTSSLFALHTAAMALRGGEVPAAIVGGVNLVLGPEAYSSYSKFGIMSPDSMCHSYDARCNGYARAEGSGALYVKLLSDAIRDNDPIRGVVRSIAVTANGMIPDTPLFIPNEAGMAKCLDLAYSQAGLDPAETAYVETHGVGMIPGEIAEAHSIGKFMNNPTRRAKPLPIGSLKPNFGHQEGASGIFILMKAAMMTEAGVIPGHVNFNSAHP; encoded by the coding sequence GAGCCGATGCTAATTGGTGTAGCCTGCAGCTTGGCCGGCGGAGTTGAGTCCCCACGTGAATTTTGGGAGACGATGATCAATGGAGAAATCAAGCTCTCCGAAACGATTCCCAAGTCACGCTTCAACATCGATGCTTACTTTCGCGAGGACTCTCTGGGTCGACCGGGGGCCATTGCCTCCAAAGGCGGCTTCTTCCTCAACACCGACACGCACGCATTTGACGCCGAGTTCTTCGGCATCAGTGCCGATGAAGCGAAGCACATGGACCCTCAGCAGTTCCGCATCCTCGAAAGTGTCTACGAATGCCTTGAGTCTGCGGGCAAAACACTGCAGGATATCAAGGGAACCAATACGGCTGCTTACATTGGTACCTTTGGCTTGGACCAGGTCATTGCATCGGTCCGACACGGCTACGACGATCGCCACCTTCACGAGGTCGCCGGCGTTGACCCGGGGTTGTTGAGCGCCCGAGTGTCTTACTTTTTCGATCTGAACGGACCAACATACACCACCAATGCGGGCTGCACGAGCAGTCTTTTCGCACTCCACACCGCTGCCATGGCTCTccgtggaggagaagttcCGGCCGCCATCGTTGGAGGCGTCAATCTCGTGCTCGGACCCGAAGCATACTCCAGCTATTCCAAATTTGGTATCATGTCTCCAGATTCCATGTGCCACTCTTACGACGCTCGATGCAATGGCTACGCCCGTGCCGAAGGATCTGGGGCGTTGTACGTCAAGCTACTATCCGACGCAATCCGGGACAACGACCCCATTCGTGGCGTTGTGCGGTCCATTGCCGTCACGGCAAATGGCATGATTCCGGATACGCCGCTTTTCATCCCAAACGAGGCCGGCATGGCCAAGTGTCTGGATCTCGCCTACTCACAGGCAGGGCTGGATCCCGCGGAGACTGCGTACGTCGAGACCCATGGCGTTGGAATGATTCCCGGAGAGATTGCCGAAGCGCACTCGATCGGAAAATTCATGAACAACCCTACACGACGAGCTAAACCGCTCCCCATCGGCTCTCTCAAGCCGAACTTTGGCCACCAGGAGGGTGCCAGTGGAATTTTCATCCTCATGAAAGCCGCCATGATGACCGAGGCTGGTGTCATCCCCGGCCACGTGAATTTCAATTCGGCACATCCT